The genomic region GTGCCATGTTAGGATTCCATTTTCTTTTCAAGTGTCCGAAGTGAACACCTGCCTTTAATAATTCGTCAAAATTTGTTCTTGGCATTTTAATTTTTATTTAGTTTACATTCTTAAGTTTAATGCAATTGCCAAGTAGCGTAAAAACGGTCTTGGCAATTTAGATACTAAACTATATTTAATTTTTCTAACGTTTACTGAATTGGAATTTCTTACGAGCTTTAGGTTGACCCGGTTTTTTACGTTCAACAACTCTCGGATTTCTATGCATCATTCCTTGTGCTTTCAATAAAGGACGATATTCCTCTTTATTAACTTCACAAAGAGCACGGGCAATAGCTAATCTCAGAGCTTCGGCTTGACCATTAAAACCGCCACCTTTTAAATTAACCTTAACATCAAACTGACCTTCAGTACTTGTAATTGAAAATGGTTGATTTACAACATAACGAAGAGTTTGAAGCGGAAAGTAATTCTCTAATTCTCTTTTATTTATAATAATTTTACCGCTGCCTTCTTTCATATATATACGGGCAACTGCGGCTTTTCTTCTACCAATGGTGTTTACAACGTCCATAATCTATTTATTTAATTGTATTAAGATCTATTGTTTTTGGTTCTTGAGCTTCGTGTTTATGCTCAGGTCCAACATATATTCTAACGTTTCTTAAAAGTTCTCTTCCCAATGCATTTTTAGGAAGCATACCTTTAATTGCATGGTTTAAAACAAAAGTAGGATCTTTAACCATCATTTCTCTAACAGTTCTAAACCTTTGAGAACCGGGATAACCTGAATGACGAACGTATTCTTTCTGATCCACTTTTTGACCTGTAACCTTAACTTTCTCCGCATTGATTATGATAACATTGTCGCCGCAATCTACGTGAGGTGTATAACTCGGTTTATGTTTACCTCTGAGAATCATCGCTACTCTCGAAGCCAAACGTCCTAATACCTGATCTTCGGCATCAATAAGAATCCACTCTTTTACTACAGAGTTCTTATTTGCCGATATTGTTTTATAACTTAATTTATCCATTACTTTTCAATCTAAATGTTAAAAAATTATTCTTCAGATGCTTCT from Bacteroidales bacterium harbors:
- the rpsI gene encoding 30S ribosomal protein S9, whose translation is MDVVNTIGRRKAAVARIYMKEGSGKIIINKRELENYFPLQTLRYVVNQPFSITSTEGQFDVKVNLKGGGFNGQAEALRLAIARALCEVNKEEYRPLLKAQGMMHRNPRVVERKKPGQPKARKKFQFSKR
- the rplM gene encoding 50S ribosomal protein L13, with the translated sequence MDKLSYKTISANKNSVVKEWILIDAEDQVLGRLASRVAMILRGKHKPSYTPHVDCGDNVIIINAEKVKVTGQKVDQKEYVRHSGYPGSQRFRTVREMMVKDPTFVLNHAIKGMLPKNALGRELLRNVRIYVGPEHKHEAQEPKTIDLNTIK